The Salinisphaera sp. T31B1 genome contains the following window.
TTGGCGATTACCGCAACACACCGGCACCGTGTGCAGCTACGCCTGAAGGACGCTCGACTCGCCGGCCGCGTGGGCGGGCGACGACCCGAGCTCACTCGCCAGCAACAACAGGAAATCATTAGCTTGGTCGCCGAATCAGCTTATATCGACTCGCTCGCCCTGCTGGTGCGCCTCTACGAACCAGAGCCACTGGTCCACGCCGCGTGTTATTTCGGTCAAAATATCCGAACTGACGGCATCCTCGAGTTCGTCCATTTCGTCGATGCCGAGCCGCGCAGTGCGGGCGAATGCGGCAATCGCCGTGGACAATGCATCGACATGCTCATCGCTCGTTTCCAGGACCAATGGGTAGACGTCCAGAGCGGAGCGCTCGGCCACGACGCGGGCCGTGCCTTCGGCGATGCCGCCCAACTGCGCGATGCGCTCGGCAATAAGGTCGACGTAGTCTTCGACCGAGTCGTTGATCTCGTCAAAAAGCTTGTGGAGCGCGATAAAGTTCGCGCCCTTCAGGGGGTCAACTCACGAAACGGAAAAAATCGTACGCTAAGCCTCGCGAGGCGTCCGAAGCGGTCGGAATCTGCCACGCTCGACCCGTTTATCCTGCTGCCAGATATAGTCTCCGGTCAGATTGATGTGCTCCCAGCCCAACGGTGACAGGTGCGACAGCAGCGTGTCGTCGATTTCTTGCCCGGATTCGCGCAGTGCTTCAACGGCTCGCTCTATATAGACCGTGTTCCAGAGAATGATGGCGCTCACCACGAGATTGAGTCCGCTGGCGCGGTAGCGCTGGTTTTCGTAGCTGCGATCGCGAATTTCACCCAGGCGATTCAAGAAGACGGCGCGGGCCAATGCGTTCTTGGCCTCGCCCTTATTCAAACCCACCTGCACGCGACGGCGCAGCTCGACGTTTTGCATCCAGTCGAGTGCGAACAAGGTGCGCTCGATGCGGCCCAGCTCGCGCAATGCCACAGCTAGCCCGTTCTGGCGCGGATAGCTGCCGAGTTTTCGGAGCATCAAAGATGCCGTTACCGTGCCTTGCTTTATCGACGCGGCCAGGCGCAGGATCTCGTCCCAATGTGTTCGGATGTGTTTGACGTTAACGCGTCCGCCGATCATGCCCGCGAGCGTTGGATATTGCTTGGCGTCGCCGTGAATATACAGCCGCCGGTCGGCCAGATCGCGAATACGCGGCGCGAAGCGATATCCAAGCAACTGCATCAACGCAAACACATGGTCGGTAAAGCCGGCCGTGTCCGTATAGTGCTCTTCGATTCGCAGGTCCGACTCGTGATACAGCAGGCCGTCCAATACATGGGTGGCATCCCGCACCGTGGCATTGATGACCTTGGTATGGAACGGCGCGTACTGATCGGAGATATGCGTGTAGAACTGCACGCCCGGCTCCTGGCCATACTTCAGGTTCACATGACCAGCAAACTGACCTCGGCCACCGGCTTTGAAATTCTGGCCGTCCGAGGATGACGTGGTGCCTTCGCCCCAGTAGACCGCGAACGGCTGGCGGAACTGGGCGTTGACCAGCTCGGCCAGCCCCGCTGAATAGGTCTCATCGCGGATGTGCCAGGCCTGGAGCCAAGTCAACTTGGCGTAGGTGGTGCCGGGACAAGATTCAGCCATCTTGGACAGGCCCAGGTTGATCGCATCGGCCAGAATCGTGGTGAGTAGTAGTTGCCGATCGCTCGCGATCGCGGTGCTTTTGAGATGCTTAAAGTGCTGCGTAAAGCCGGTCCAGTCATCGACTTCCAGCAGGAGTTCGGTGATCTTGAGGCGTGGCAACCGGCTATAGACCTGCTGCATCAACGCATCGACACTGTCGGGTACGGCGTTATCCAGCGGCGTGATTTTGAGGCGACCGGCGGACGTAATACCCGCCTCCGGTAACGCATCGGCGGCCGCCAGGCGTTCAACGGTGGCAAGCTCGTGCTCCAAAAGCGCCAACCGCGATTCCAGATAAATATCGCAATCGGTTTCAACAGCCAACCCGAGATTCTGGTGCGCACGCTGATCGGCGAAGCGTGTCGGCGGCAGTAGATAGTCCTCAAAGTCCTTGAATTGGCGCGAGTCCTGAACCCAGATATCGCCCGAGCGTAAAGCGTTCTTGAGCTCGGATAATACGCACAACTCATAGAAGCGACGATCGATCCCACCCGTTGTAAACACCAGGCTTTCCCAGCGCTTGCGTACGAAGCGGGTCGGCGCGACGTCCGGCACTTTCCGTGCTTGGCGCTGGTTCATGTCTTTCAACAATTCGATACCGGCGAGTAGATTACGCGCCGCCGGCGCGGCCTTCATATCCAG
Protein-coding sequences here:
- the dps gene encoding DNA starvation/stationary phase protection protein Dps; the encoded protein is MKGANFIALHKLFDEINDSVEDYVDLIAERIAQLGGIAEGTARVVAERSALDVYPLVLETSDEHVDALSTAIAAFARTARLGIDEMDELEDAVSSDILTEITRGVDQWLWFVEAHQQGERVDIS
- a CDS encoding Tn3 family transposase, with protein sequence MPRRRLLTAAERASLLAFPATDDELIRHYAFSEPDLSVIRQRRGQHNRFGFAVQLCYLRYPGIALPTDAAPPASLLTLIGQQLDIEPDIWSQYAQRPETRREHLAELRAWLNLSPFSLVDYRRLIDPIADLAQQTDRGIVLAEALVEMLRQQRIILPPLDVLERVCSEALTRGTRLVYEALTESLTDHHRRAFEQLLAIRKERSSSVLVWLRQSPGPPRPKHILIHLERLQTVRDLDIPAGLEHAIHQNRLLKLAREGGQMTAQHLRDLEPTRRYATLVAIILDTRATLIDEIIDLHDRFIGSLFNKAKRKHAEQFQRSGKDINNKVRLYSRVGRALLDAKQAGSDPFAAIEAIMPWQAFSDSIAEAEKLAQSEDFDYLALIGSGFNSLRRYTPALLEALDMKAAPAARNLLAGIELLKDMNQRQARKVPDVAPTRFVRKRWESLVFTTGGIDRRFYELCVLSELKNALRSGDIWVQDSRQFKDFEDYLLPPTRFADQRAHQNLGLAVETDCDIYLESRLALLEHELATVERLAAADALPEAGITSAGRLKITPLDNAVPDSVDALMQQVYSRLPRLKITELLLEVDDWTGFTQHFKHLKSTAIASDRQLLLTTILADAINLGLSKMAESCPGTTYAKLTWLQAWHIRDETYSAGLAELVNAQFRQPFAVYWGEGTTSSSDGQNFKAGGRGQFAGHVNLKYGQEPGVQFYTHISDQYAPFHTKVINATVRDATHVLDGLLYHESDLRIEEHYTDTAGFTDHVFALMQLLGYRFAPRIRDLADRRLYIHGDAKQYPTLAGMIGGRVNVKHIRTHWDEILRLAASIKQGTVTASLMLRKLGSYPRQNGLAVALRELGRIERTLFALDWMQNVELRRRVQVGLNKGEAKNALARAVFLNRLGEIRDRSYENQRYRASGLNLVVSAIILWNTVYIERAVEALRESGQEIDDTLLSHLSPLGWEHINLTGDYIWQQDKRVERGRFRPLRTPREA